The genomic window AACTCAGTCCGCATTTGAAAATGCGATAAAGGTCCATGCCGCTATCGGCGGAAGTACGAACGCAACACTTCACCTGCCAGCCATTGCCCATGAACTGGATATCCAAATTCATCCGCGCCTGTTTGATCAAATAGGCAAAAAAATTAAGTACCTGACCAATATTCAGCCTAGTGGACAGTATATTACAGAAATGCTGTGGTACGCCGGTGGGATTCCGATGATTCAGATGTTGATTAAAGACGAGCTGGATTTAAATGTGATGACGGTAACGGGCTACACCTTGGGTGAAAATTTAGAGATGATCCAAAAAACGAATTTCTTTGATCGGGGATTGGGTTATTTAAAATCCTATGGAATTGATCCGGAAAAAATCATTCGTAAACCCGAAAGCTCAACGAAATACGGTTCTTTAGCCGTATTATCCGGCAATATTGCACCGGACGGCTGTGTTGTGAAATATTCCGCCGTGAAGCCGACGATGCATCAGCATGTCGGACCTGCCGCCGTATTTGATTCGGAGGAGGCGGCCCAAGCCGCTATTATTGAGGGGAAAATAAATCAGGGGGACGTTATCTTTATTCGGTATGAGGGACCGAAAGGATCAGGAATGCCGGAAATGCTGATGACAACCGACGCTATTGTGTTTGACGAACGTTTGGACGGGACGGTCGCTTTGGTTACGGACGGACGTTTTTCCGGCGCTACGCAAGGCCCCTGCATTGGTCATGTTTCACCGGAAGCGGCGGAGGGAGGTCCCATTGCGTTAGTTGAAAACGGCGATCTGATTGAGCTGGATATTCCGAACAGAAAATTGAATATAATCGGGGTTAACGGCAAAGAATTATCGAATGCAGAAATTGAAGAAATTTTAAAGGAACGGAAAAAGCATTGGATACTGCCAAAGTTCCCAAATAAAAAAGGCGTATTAGCAAGATATAGTAAATATGCGACTTCAGCTATGTCTGGAGGGTATTTGAAATAGAAATATAAACAACAAAGCTGGTCTTAAAGCAAGAAAAAATAGCTTATATCCTAAAAATTAGGAACGGGCCAATTTTGCTAATGAATATATGTTTAATAATAGGTTACCTTTTCGGAATTACCGAGAGGTACCTATATTTTTTTTACTAAAATTTGGCCTGCATTATTATTGACAACCTAGTTGAAATCTTGAGAATTGTATGATAATATACATTTCAAGTGGTCATACCATTATACCATCATACCAATTTTTTAAGGTTTCTTTAATTTAAAAGTCTAAACGTATAATTATTGGGAGGTAAAGAATGAACATTTTAGTATGCATCAAACAAGTACCAGAAACTTCAAAAGTAGAAGTTGATCCAGTAACTGGGGTATTAAAAAGGGATGGTGTGGATTCAAAAATGAATCCCTATGACTTGTATGCGCTTGAAACAGCATTAAGAATACGTGAGGAAGTTGGCGGAATCGTAAAGGTTATCAGTATGGGACCACCACAAGCAGTAGAAATAATTAAAGAAGCATATATGATGGGCGCAGATGAAGGTGCTTTGCTTTCAGATCGGAGATTTGCTGGGGCTGATGTTTTGGCGACGTCCTACACGATATCACAGGGTATTAGGAAAATGGGAAATATAGATTTAATACTATGTGGTAAACAAACAACAGATGGAGATACAGCTCAAGTAGGACCAGAGACGGCGGAATATTTAGAAATTCCTCATATAGCAAATGTCATTAAAATAGAAGAAATTAAGGATAAGTCAATAGTAGTAGAAATGGACATGCCGAATACGATCGAAGTAGCAGAAATTCAATTTCCATGTTTATTAACTGTTGAAAAAGATATATACCAACCAAGACTTCCATCTTATAAGAAAAAGTTGGCAACTACAGATAGGGAAGTAAGAATGTTAAGTCTGAAAGACTTTGAGGATCAAAATGAAAAAAAATATGGATTAAATGGATCTCCAACGCAGGTAGAGAGAATATTCCCGCCAGCAGTAAATACGGACAAAGAAATTTGGAATGGAAGTGGGCCGGAATTAGCAGAAAGATTGTCTGACAAACTTAAGGAATTAAAATTTCTTTAAATTGATAAAGAGGGCCTGAGTTAAAACTAAATGCTGATATATTGGAATTGACATAGGACCAAATTAAGGGGGAGAGTAAATTGGGTAGATTAATTGTAAATCAGGATAAAGTGAATTCACTAAATATCGATGAATTAGTAACAATATGTCCTTTTGGTGCAATAGAAAATAAAGCTGGAAAAATAGAAATAAACGCAGCTTGTAAAATGTGCAGGCTTTGTATTAAAAAAGGACCAGCTGGCGTTATGGAGTTCGTGGAAGAAGAAATTGTAAAAATAGATAAGAGCTTATGGAAAGGGGTAGCTGTTTATGTAGATCACCTGGAAGGAGATATACACCCAGTGACCTTTGAGCTTATAGGAAAGGCAAGAGAATTAGCAGCAAAAGTAGATTATCCGGTGTACGCAGTATTTTTGGGGCATAATATTAAGGATAAAGCAGAAGAAATTTTGCATTATGGAGTAGACGAGGTTTTTGTATATGATTATCAAGAATTAAAGGATTTTAAAATAGAGCCATATACAGCAGCTATGGAGGCTTTTATAAATAAAGTTAAGCCTTCAACATTACTGGTTGGTGCAACAACAATAGGAAGGTCTTTAGCACCTCGAGTGGCAGCAAGATTTAAGACGGGCCTTACCGCAGACTGTACTGTGCTTGATATGAAAGATAATACAGATTTAGTACAAATAAGACCGGCATTCGGCGGTAACATCATGGCTCAAATCATAAACCCTAATAACAGGCCGCAGCTTGCAACAGTCAGATATAAGGTAATGAATGCACCAGAGAGAGCGGCTGCGATATCAGGAAAAATAACTGTATGTGATATGGATACAGTTAGGTTTACTTCAGCGATCAATGTGTTAAGGGTAACTAAAAAAGAAGTTGAAGTAAGCATATCTGATTCTGAAGTAATAATTGCGGTAGGCAGAGGGTTAAAAGCTGAAAAAGATTTAGAGATGATAAAAGAATTGGCAGAATTACTTGGGGCACAGTTAGCTGTAACAAGACCGCTAATCGAAGCAGGCTGGGCCGATGCCAAGAGACAAATCGGGCTCAGTGGAAGAACAGTAAAACCCAAACTAATCATTACTTGCGGAATATCCGGAGCTGTTCAATTCACAGCAGGTATGAATAATTCTGATTGCATAGTAGCTATAAATCAAGATCCTAAGGCTGCTATATTTAATGTAGCGCATTATGGCATGGTAGGCGATATATATGAAATAGTTCCTAAATTAATCAGTAACGTTAAAGAAGGAATGGAAATAGCTTAATTTTGTTTTACTCTATATAAAAGTTATAGCGAGAAAATTTGCAGTAGGAGGTAAGTAAAATGGGATGTAATTGTACGACGGAATATAAAAAAATAGACGCAAAAGATATTGATTTTTTAATCAATTTACTTGGTGCAGATAGGGTATTTACAGGATCCGATATAAGTGAAGACTTTAGCCATGATGAATTAGGTGGCATAAGCAAAATGCCAGAAGCGGTAGTTGAAGTGCTAAGTACAGAAGAAGTAGCGGCGATAATGACTTATGCTTATGAAAATAATCTTCCGGTGGTGGCAAGAGGCTCGGGGACAGGGCTTGTTGGCGCATCAGTTCCAATTTTCGGCGGAATTATGATTAATTTAACTAAAATGAATAGAATACTTGAATTAGATGAAGAAAATTTAACTTTGACAGTAGAGCCAGGAGTTTTACTAATGGAAATAGGGAAATTTGTAGAAGAGCATGATCTATTTTATCCGCCAGATCCGGGAGAAAAGTCAGCTACAATAGGTGGAAACATTAATACCAATGCCGGAGGCATGCGAGCTGTTAAATATGGAGTAACCAGAGATTATGTTAGGGGCCTTACCATAGTGCTTCCTACAGGAAAAGTTATAGAAGTTGGAGGAAAGGTTGTTAAGAACAGTTCAGGGTATAGTATAAAAGATCTAATTTGCGGATCGGAAGGAACACTAGGAATAATAACAAAAGCTGTATTAAAGCTATTACCATTGCCTAAAAAGGCAATAAGCCTTTTGATTCCATTTTCAACTCTTGAAATGGCTATCAATACAGTTCCTAAAATCATAAAATCAAAGTCAATTCCGACAGCTATCGAGTTTATGCAAAGAGAAGTAATACTTGCGGCAGAGGAGTTTTTAGGCAAGAAATTTCCTGATAATTCATCGAATGCGTATCTACTGTTAACTTTTGATGGAAATAGCAAAGAAGACATAGAAAAGGACTACGATAGAGTTGCAAAAATATGCTTCGATGAAGGGGCGTTAGATGTTTATATTTCTGATACAGATGAAAGAAAAGAAGCTGTATGGTCAGCAAGGGGGGCTTTTTTAGAAGCAGTTAAAGCCACAACAACGGAAATGGACGAATGTGATGTTGTTGTTCCACGAAATAAGGTGGCGGAGTTTGTTAAATATACAGATGAACTTCAAGAACAATTTGGTGTAAGAATTAGAAGTTTTGGCCATGCAGGAGACGGAAATTTGCACGTATATGTGTTAAAAGATCATTTGTCACAGGGAGAATGGCAAAAGAAATTGAGTGCCGTATTTACATGTATGTATAAAAAAGCTTTTGAATTGGATGGATTAGTATCTGGAGAACACGGGATAGGTTATGCTAAGAAAACCTATTTGTTTGGACAAATTGGAGAGGACTATCTATCGTTAATGCGAAATATAAAATTAGCATTTGATCCTAAGAATATTTTAAATCCAGGTAAGGTTTGCCAATAACTGAATCATTTCTTGCGATAAAACGATTTTTTGATTTGAGCTGGTTATGAAAAATGAATATAATCGGGGTTAATGGATTCAAGCCTTTGCGGATTTCGCAAAGGCTTGAATTATTTTCGAATTATGTTAACTTTCATAGTCGCCTCCCCAATGGACATTTACGTTTCCATCTGCTAGGGATAGGTTTTAATGTTGGCATACTGTTGATAAA from Pelorhabdus rhamnosifermentans includes these protein-coding regions:
- a CDS encoding electron transfer flavoprotein subunit beta/FixA family protein; the encoded protein is MNILVCIKQVPETSKVEVDPVTGVLKRDGVDSKMNPYDLYALETALRIREEVGGIVKVISMGPPQAVEIIKEAYMMGADEGALLSDRRFAGADVLATSYTISQGIRKMGNIDLILCGKQTTDGDTAQVGPETAEYLEIPHIANVIKIEEIKDKSIVVEMDMPNTIEVAEIQFPCLLTVEKDIYQPRLPSYKKKLATTDREVRMLSLKDFEDQNEKKYGLNGSPTQVERIFPPAVNTDKEIWNGSGPELAERLSDKLKELKFL
- a CDS encoding electron transfer flavoprotein subunit alpha — encoded protein: MGRLIVNQDKVNSLNIDELVTICPFGAIENKAGKIEINAACKMCRLCIKKGPAGVMEFVEEEIVKIDKSLWKGVAVYVDHLEGDIHPVTFELIGKARELAAKVDYPVYAVFLGHNIKDKAEEILHYGVDEVFVYDYQELKDFKIEPYTAAMEAFINKVKPSTLLVGATTIGRSLAPRVAARFKTGLTADCTVLDMKDNTDLVQIRPAFGGNIMAQIINPNNRPQLATVRYKVMNAPERAAAISGKITVCDMDTVRFTSAINVLRVTKKEVEVSISDSEVIIAVGRGLKAEKDLEMIKELAELLGAQLAVTRPLIEAGWADAKRQIGLSGRTVKPKLIITCGISGAVQFTAGMNNSDCIVAINQDPKAAIFNVAHYGMVGDIYEIVPKLISNVKEGMEIA
- the ilvD gene encoding dihydroxy-acid dehydratase: MEQKSKAVRKLWAQSDSLKIGTEYSEDDLDKLQILVDDVYGESHPGSVHLDKLGKQVSLGVYESGGKPNNFHVTDICDGWAQGHDGMNYILPSREVIADMVEIHASVMPWDGMVLISSCDKAIPGHLMAAARMGLPVIHVPGGSMRSGPNITTSDLAGPLTARDKRGLVSKEEMRDYKLTGCPTCGACQFMGTASTMQCMSEALGLALPGSALIPATFMEIQRNARVAGKKIMELIDKRIDVTKILTQSAFENAIKVHAAIGGSTNATLHLPAIAHELDIQIHPRLFDQIGKKIKYLTNIQPSGQYITEMLWYAGGIPMIQMLIKDELDLNVMTVTGYTLGENLEMIQKTNFFDRGLGYLKSYGIDPEKIIRKPESSTKYGSLAVLSGNIAPDGCVVKYSAVKPTMHQHVGPAAVFDSEEAAQAAIIEGKINQGDVIFIRYEGPKGSGMPEMLMTTDAIVFDERLDGTVALVTDGRFSGATQGPCIGHVSPEAAEGGPIALVENGDLIELDIPNRKLNIIGVNGKELSNAEIEEILKERKKHWILPKFPNKKGVLARYSKYATSAMSGGYLK
- a CDS encoding FAD-binding oxidoreductase, giving the protein MGCNCTTEYKKIDAKDIDFLINLLGADRVFTGSDISEDFSHDELGGISKMPEAVVEVLSTEEVAAIMTYAYENNLPVVARGSGTGLVGASVPIFGGIMINLTKMNRILELDEENLTLTVEPGVLLMEIGKFVEEHDLFYPPDPGEKSATIGGNINTNAGGMRAVKYGVTRDYVRGLTIVLPTGKVIEVGGKVVKNSSGYSIKDLICGSEGTLGIITKAVLKLLPLPKKAISLLIPFSTLEMAINTVPKIIKSKSIPTAIEFMQREVILAAEEFLGKKFPDNSSNAYLLLTFDGNSKEDIEKDYDRVAKICFDEGALDVYISDTDERKEAVWSARGAFLEAVKATTTEMDECDVVVPRNKVAEFVKYTDELQEQFGVRIRSFGHAGDGNLHVYVLKDHLSQGEWQKKLSAVFTCMYKKAFELDGLVSGEHGIGYAKKTYLFGQIGEDYLSLMRNIKLAFDPKNILNPGKVCQ